One window of the Janthinobacterium sp. PAMC25594 genome contains the following:
- a CDS encoding helix-turn-helix domain-containing protein, whose amino-acid sequence MKTSVSTNSPPEVGATLQRLRLARGLTLEDLSRIAGVSKSMLSQIEREKANPTIAITWRLANALGVQIGELLSSAEKAVETIRITDAHETPTLPGDHAGYVLRILGPMELAGKYEWYEVTLAPGGELASQPHDPGTTEHLTVIHGNLELEVGTAKKKVKNGGTARYPADQPHTIRNLGKAEGKALLVVIHR is encoded by the coding sequence ATGAAAACCAGCGTTTCGACCAATTCTCCCCCTGAAGTGGGTGCCACCCTGCAACGGCTGCGCCTGGCGCGCGGCCTGACACTCGAGGATTTGTCGCGCATCGCGGGCGTCTCGAAGTCCATGCTGTCGCAAATCGAGCGCGAAAAAGCCAATCCCACCATCGCCATCACGTGGCGCCTGGCCAACGCCCTGGGCGTGCAGATCGGCGAATTGCTGTCCAGCGCGGAAAAAGCCGTGGAAACCATTCGCATCACGGACGCCCACGAAACCCCTACCCTGCCCGGCGACCACGCGGGCTACGTGCTGCGCATCCTGGGACCGATGGAACTGGCCGGCAAATATGAATGGTATGAAGTGACCCTGGCGCCGGGCGGCGAACTGGCGTCGCAGCCGCACGATCCGGGCACCACCGAGCATTTGACGGTGATCCACGGCAACCTGGAGCTGGAAGTGGGGACGGCGAAGAAAAAGGTCAAGAACGGCGGCACGGCGCGCTATCCGGCGGACCAGCCGCATACGATACGCAATCTGGGCAAGGCGGAAGGCAAGGCATTATTGGTGGTAATCCATAGATAG
- a CDS encoding STM4011 family radical SAM protein, with amino-acid sequence MLTAPAATLSLLYRGTLASCNYACGYCPFAKKRDSRAALARDAREVARFTSWVAAQNRNISILFTPWGEALVRRHYRAAMQTLATLPHVRQVALQTNLSGPLSWLENMDGLDKIGLWCTYHPDQTTLARFLTRCARLDAMGVRYSVGVVAMNEHLDAIRALRAALPAHIYLWLNAYDRRGPGYYSEQDLAWLDAIDPWFAQNRRPSPSRNKPCLAGEASLSVDGDGELARCHFVPERLGNLYEDDLADMLRERSCPRFKCDCYIGYAQRKDLPFQAVFGEGVLARIKEAGQRRSD; translated from the coding sequence ATGCTGACAGCGCCAGCAGCAACGCTGTCCCTGCTGTACCGCGGCACGCTGGCCAGCTGCAATTACGCCTGCGGCTACTGCCCGTTTGCCAAGAAGCGCGACAGCCGCGCCGCGCTGGCCCGCGACGCGCGCGAAGTGGCGCGTTTTACCAGCTGGGTGGCGGCGCAAAACCGGAACATCAGTATCCTGTTCACGCCCTGGGGCGAAGCGCTGGTGCGGCGCCACTACCGCGCGGCCATGCAAACCCTGGCAACCTTGCCGCACGTGCGCCAGGTGGCGCTGCAGACGAATCTGTCCGGCCCCTTGAGCTGGCTGGAGAACATGGACGGGCTGGACAAGATCGGCCTGTGGTGCACCTACCACCCGGACCAGACGACCCTGGCCCGCTTTCTCACGCGCTGCGCGCGCCTCGATGCGATGGGCGTGCGCTACTCCGTCGGCGTCGTGGCGATGAACGAGCACCTGGACGCCATCCGCGCCCTGCGCGCGGCCCTGCCGGCGCACATCTACCTGTGGCTGAACGCGTACGACCGGCGTGGCCCCGGCTACTACAGCGAACAAGACCTGGCCTGGCTCGACGCCATCGACCCGTGGTTCGCGCAAAACCGCCGCCCATCGCCCTCGCGCAATAAACCGTGCCTGGCGGGCGAAGCGTCGCTGTCCGTCGATGGCGACGGCGAACTGGCGCGCTGCCATTTCGTGCCCGAGCGACTGGGGAATTTATATGAGGATGACTTGGCCGACATGCTGCGGGAACGCAGCTGCCCGCGCTTCAAGTGCGATTGCTACATCGGCTATGCGCAGCGCAAGGATTTGCCGTTTCAGGCCGTGTTTGGGGAGGGGGTATTGGCGAGGATTAAGGAGGCAGGCCAGCGTAGGTCGGATTAG
- a CDS encoding STM4013/SEN3800 family hydrolase, with the protein MLKETPSIPDMHAVVGSHDIVFLTLDTLRFDVAQALYEAGELPVLGRFLAPGGWERRHSPATFTYAAHQAFFAGFLPTPATPGRHPRLFASAFAGSETTSPHTYAFEQADLPAALAARGYRTICIGGVGFFNKQTALGCVLPSLFQESHWSAGMGVASRHSTQKQVALAIARLADGAQRTFLFINVAALHTPNRAYLPGCRADNLDSHAAALRYVDSALAPLFAACAARAPTFAIVCSDHGSAYGEDGYRGHRVAHDSVWNVPYAHFFIAPDTPSKESPP; encoded by the coding sequence ATGCTTAAAGAAACACCATCCATCCCCGACATGCACGCCGTCGTCGGCAGCCACGACATCGTCTTCCTCACGCTCGACACCCTGCGCTTTGACGTGGCGCAAGCGCTGTACGAGGCGGGCGAACTGCCCGTGCTGGGACGTTTTTTAGCACCGGGCGGCTGGGAACGGCGGCACTCGCCCGCCACGTTCACGTATGCGGCGCACCAGGCCTTCTTCGCGGGTTTTTTGCCCACGCCGGCCACGCCGGGCCGCCACCCGCGCCTGTTCGCTTCCGCCTTTGCGGGCAGCGAAACCACCTCGCCGCACACGTACGCGTTCGAGCAGGCGGACCTGCCCGCCGCGCTGGCCGCGCGCGGCTACCGCACCATCTGCATCGGCGGCGTGGGCTTTTTCAATAAACAGACGGCGCTGGGTTGCGTGCTGCCGTCGCTATTCCAGGAAAGCCACTGGAGCGCGGGCATGGGCGTGGCCAGCCGCCACTCGACGCAAAAACAGGTGGCGCTGGCCATAGCCCGCCTGGCGGACGGCGCGCAGCGCACCTTTTTATTCATCAACGTGGCCGCCCTGCACACGCCGAACCGCGCCTACCTGCCCGGCTGCCGTGCCGATAACCTGGACAGCCACGCGGCGGCCCTGCGCTATGTGGACAGCGCGCTGGCGCCACTGTTTGCCGCCTGCGCCGCGCGCGCACCCACGTTTGCCATCGTCTGCTCGGATCACGGTAGCGCGTATGGCGAAGACGGCTACCGGGGCCATAGAGTGGCCCATGACAGCGTGTGGAATGTGCCGTACGCGCACTTTTTCATCGCCCCCGATACACCTTCCAAGGAATCCCCACCGTGA
- a CDS encoding STM4014 family protein, with product MPLTLLATQGSKRVRLMLAARAQLRLPPAQVLEWRDWLAQPALLEEALRQPCLLKIEPPGDDPAAHLLLLQAGCRLQERPPVAAPAHGELLAMDAWFAGFTAAMTALAAQLLDLPHTRVVNAPAEISRMTDKLACQRHLAAHGVPIPALLGPVESYEHLQALLHEHDLDRIYLKPRYGSSASGVVAYRRNKAGRQQATTSAALSRADGKTRLFNVKRMARYESEHDIAALVDALAAQELYAEAWLNKPRCGDSHYDLRVVTVAGQPAHRVARIGNQMMTNLHLDNRRGDASGLLNAADLAALEQTAALAARAFPASHVTGYDLVVRHGQARVLEANAFGDLLPGLLWQGIDTYTAQLAHA from the coding sequence ATGCCTCTCACCCTGCTGGCGACACAGGGCAGCAAGCGCGTGCGCCTGATGCTGGCGGCGCGCGCGCAACTGCGCCTGCCACCCGCGCAAGTGCTCGAATGGCGCGACTGGCTGGCGCAGCCGGCGCTGCTGGAGGAGGCATTGCGCCAACCCTGCCTGTTGAAGATCGAGCCGCCCGGCGACGATCCTGCCGCCCATTTGCTGTTGCTGCAGGCGGGCTGCAGGCTGCAGGAGCGCCCGCCGGTCGCAGCGCCCGCGCATGGCGAGCTGCTGGCCATGGACGCGTGGTTCGCCGGTTTTACGGCCGCCATGACGGCCCTGGCGGCGCAACTGCTTGACCTGCCGCACACGCGCGTGGTCAATGCACCGGCCGAAATCAGCCGCATGACGGACAAGCTGGCCTGCCAGCGCCACCTGGCCGCGCACGGCGTGCCGATTCCCGCCCTGCTGGGGCCAGTCGAGAGCTATGAGCACCTGCAGGCGCTGCTGCACGAACATGACCTCGACCGAATCTATTTAAAACCGCGCTACGGCTCGTCCGCGTCGGGCGTCGTCGCCTACCGCAGGAACAAGGCCGGGCGCCAGCAAGCCACCACCTCGGCCGCCTTGTCGCGGGCGGATGGCAAGACCCGCTTGTTCAACGTCAAGCGCATGGCGCGCTACGAATCCGAACACGACATCGCCGCCCTCGTCGATGCGCTGGCCGCGCAGGAACTGTACGCGGAAGCGTGGCTGAACAAGCCGCGCTGCGGCGACAGCCATTACGACCTGCGCGTCGTGACCGTGGCCGGCCAGCCCGCGCACCGCGTGGCGCGCATCGGCAACCAGATGATGACCAATCTGCACCTCGACAACCGGCGCGGCGACGCGTCCGGCCTCTTGAACGCAGCCGACCTGGCCGCGCTGGAGCAAACCGCCGCCCTGGCCGCGCGCGCCTTCCCCGCCAGCCACGTGACGGGCTACGACCTGGTAGTACGCCACGGCCAGGCCCGCGTGCTGGAAGCGAACGCCTTCGGCGACCTGCTGCCCGGCCTTCTCTGGCAAGGCATCGATACTTACACGGCGCAACTGGCCCATGCTTAA
- a CDS encoding STM4012 family radical SAM protein: MNPSEQPGTLAQRMRHTPYQAYSYSYPHKAAYRALPQAAPLGPLWAQQDRSALFAYIHIPFCEMRCGFCNLFAMARPSTDMVERYVQQVLVQMRALNGALGERRFARFALGGGTPTYLSPAQLDTLLCGARDILGIDLQHTPAGIEASPETITAERLAVCRAHGIDRVSLGIQSFAAGEMRALARPQQNATVHHAIGLIRAAGFPTLNLDLIYGIAGQTVASLLASIDSALTFAPEEIYLYPLYVREQTGLGKVARRQGAQSLNPIMLAQEGDSRLALYAAARDHLRAQGYEQVSMRMFRAPHAPEQNGPSYCCQNDGMVGLGAGARSYTTKLHYSSEYAVARLDTINIIDNYLALDEARFAQAEHGYQLDDAEQRRRYVIQSLLTQPGLDRDAYAARFGSRCEQDLPQLAELHALELVEENGPLLRLNDRGYSYADTIGPWLASETVRALMAEGGQAC; this comes from the coding sequence GTGAACCCTTCCGAACAGCCTGGCACTTTGGCGCAGCGCATGCGCCACACGCCCTACCAGGCGTATTCCTATTCGTATCCGCACAAGGCGGCTTACCGCGCCTTGCCGCAGGCGGCGCCGCTGGGCCCCCTGTGGGCGCAGCAAGACCGCTCCGCCCTGTTCGCGTATATCCATATTCCGTTCTGCGAGATGCGCTGCGGCTTTTGCAACCTGTTCGCCATGGCGCGCCCAAGTACCGACATGGTCGAGCGCTACGTGCAGCAAGTGCTGGTGCAGATGCGCGCACTCAACGGCGCGCTGGGCGAACGGCGCTTCGCCCGCTTCGCACTGGGCGGCGGCACGCCCACCTATCTGTCGCCCGCGCAGTTGGACACCCTGCTGTGCGGCGCGCGCGACATCCTCGGCATCGACCTGCAACACACGCCGGCCGGCATCGAAGCGTCGCCCGAAACCATCACGGCCGAGCGCCTGGCCGTCTGCCGCGCGCATGGCATCGACCGCGTCAGCCTGGGCATCCAGAGCTTTGCCGCCGGCGAGATGCGCGCGCTGGCACGCCCCCAGCAAAACGCCACCGTCCATCACGCCATCGGCCTGATACGCGCTGCCGGCTTCCCGACGCTGAACCTGGACCTGATCTACGGCATCGCGGGGCAAACCGTCGCCAGCCTGCTGGCCTCCATCGACAGCGCGCTGACGTTTGCGCCCGAGGAAATCTATCTGTATCCGCTGTACGTGCGCGAGCAGACGGGTCTTGGAAAAGTGGCGCGCCGCCAGGGCGCGCAATCGCTCAACCCCATCATGCTGGCGCAGGAAGGCGACAGCCGCCTGGCCCTGTACGCGGCCGCGCGCGACCATTTGCGCGCCCAGGGCTATGAGCAGGTGTCGATGCGCATGTTCCGCGCACCCCATGCGCCCGAGCAGAATGGTCCCTCGTACTGCTGCCAGAATGACGGCATGGTGGGCCTGGGCGCGGGCGCCCGCTCCTACACGACCAAGCTGCACTACTCCAGCGAGTACGCCGTGGCGCGGCTTGACACCATCAACATCATCGACAACTACCTGGCGCTCGATGAAGCGCGCTTCGCGCAGGCCGAACACGGTTACCAGCTCGATGATGCGGAACAGCGCCGACGCTACGTGATCCAGTCGCTATTGACGCAGCCTGGCCTGGACCGAGATGCCTACGCGGCGCGCTTCGGCAGCCGCTGCGAACAGGACTTGCCGCAACTGGCCGAGCTGCACGCGCTGGAATTAGTGGAAGAAAACGGCCCGTTGCTGCGCCTGAACGACCGGGGCTACAGCTACGCCGACACCATCGGCCCCTGGCTGGCCTCCGAGACGGTGCGCGCGCTGATGGCCGAAGGCGGCCAGGCATGCTGA
- a CDS encoding prolyl oligopeptidase family protein: MQLRSATLIFSLLAAFGGNALAQSCPAGDGVPVTYPVSKKVDQQDSYFGTTIADPYRWLEDANSAETGEWVAAQNKLTQSYLGTIPERAAIKQRLTKLWNYERFTTPTKQGGRYFYSRNDGLQNQAVLYTVKKLSDEPRLLLDPNTLSTDGTVALAGTSISPNGKYLAYATSASGSDWNEWKVRDIESGKDLTDHIKWAKFSGASWTKDNTGFFYSRYDAPNEATKLADINYFQKLYFHKIGTPQSDDVLVFDRPDQKEWAFGGSTVSDDGNYLIITATQGTERKNRVFYKDLRQKNAKVVGLLEEFDASYSFIDNDGPVFFFKTDNKAPKSRVIAIDTRKPAPADWKEIVPQSAETLVAVNLINNQLVLDYLKDAQTQIKIVDLNGKLVREVALPGIGSAGGFAGKRGDTETFYSFTSFTTPATIYRYDMKSGKSTVYRQPKVDFDPNAFETRQQFFTSRDGTKVPMFIVSKKGMKLDGSNPTYLYGYGGFNVSLTPSFSVANLAWVEMGGVYVMANLRGGGEYGEAWHQAGTKLNKQNVFDDFIGAAQWLVDNKVTSPSKLAIGGGSNGGLLVGAAMTQRPDLFAAAIPQVGVLDMLRFHKFTVGWGWVPDYGSSDDAEQFKALVKYSPLHNLKAGGCYPATMITTADHDDRVVPAHSFKFAAAAQAAQGGPAPVLIRIDSKAGHGAGKPTTKQIEEVADRWGFLSRSLKMTPVVAEPAKVAAQ, from the coding sequence ATGCAATTACGTAGTGCAACCCTCATATTCAGCTTGCTGGCCGCTTTCGGTGGCAATGCCCTGGCACAATCCTGCCCGGCCGGCGATGGCGTCCCCGTGACGTATCCGGTCAGCAAAAAAGTCGACCAGCAAGACAGCTATTTCGGCACCACCATCGCTGACCCCTACCGCTGGCTGGAAGACGCCAACAGCGCCGAGACGGGCGAATGGGTGGCGGCGCAAAACAAGCTGACGCAGTCGTACCTGGGCACCATCCCCGAGCGCGCGGCGATCAAGCAGCGCCTGACCAAGCTGTGGAACTATGAGCGCTTCACTACGCCAACGAAGCAGGGCGGCCGCTATTTCTACAGCCGCAATGACGGCTTGCAGAACCAGGCCGTGCTGTACACGGTGAAAAAACTGTCCGACGAGCCGCGCCTGCTGCTGGACCCGAACACCCTGTCGACCGACGGCACGGTGGCGCTGGCCGGCACTTCGATCAGCCCGAACGGCAAATACCTGGCGTATGCCACGTCCGCTTCCGGTTCCGACTGGAACGAGTGGAAAGTGCGCGACATCGAATCGGGCAAGGATTTGACGGACCATATCAAGTGGGCCAAGTTCTCGGGCGCTTCGTGGACCAAGGACAACACCGGTTTCTTCTACAGCCGCTATGACGCACCGAACGAAGCCACCAAGCTGGCCGATATCAATTACTTCCAGAAATTGTATTTCCACAAGATCGGCACGCCGCAAAGCGACGACGTGCTGGTCTTCGACCGTCCCGACCAGAAGGAATGGGCGTTCGGCGGCAGCACCGTCAGCGACGACGGCAATTACCTGATCATCACGGCCACGCAGGGCACGGAACGCAAGAACCGCGTTTTTTACAAGGACTTGCGCCAGAAGAATGCCAAGGTCGTGGGCTTGCTGGAAGAATTCGACGCATCGTACTCGTTCATCGACAACGACGGCCCCGTGTTCTTCTTCAAGACGGACAACAAGGCGCCGAAATCGCGCGTGATCGCCATCGATACGCGTAAACCTGCGCCCGCCGACTGGAAGGAAATCGTGCCGCAAAGCGCGGAAACCCTGGTCGCCGTCAACCTGATCAACAACCAGCTGGTGCTCGACTACTTGAAAGATGCGCAAACGCAAATCAAGATCGTCGACCTGAACGGCAAGCTGGTGCGCGAAGTAGCCTTGCCGGGCATCGGTTCGGCCGGTGGCTTTGCGGGCAAGCGTGGCGACACGGAAACGTTCTACTCGTTCACCAGTTTCACGACGCCGGCGACCATCTACCGCTACGACATGAAATCGGGCAAGAGCACGGTGTACCGCCAGCCGAAGGTCGATTTCGACCCGAACGCCTTTGAAACGCGCCAGCAATTCTTCACCAGCCGCGACGGCACCAAGGTGCCGATGTTCATCGTCTCGAAAAAAGGCATGAAGCTCGATGGCTCCAACCCGACCTATCTGTACGGCTATGGCGGCTTCAATGTATCGCTGACGCCGAGCTTCTCCGTGGCAAATCTTGCCTGGGTGGAAATGGGCGGCGTCTACGTGATGGCCAACCTGCGCGGCGGCGGAGAATACGGCGAAGCCTGGCACCAGGCTGGGACCAAGCTGAACAAGCAAAACGTGTTCGACGATTTCATCGGCGCGGCGCAATGGCTGGTGGACAACAAGGTCACCTCGCCATCGAAGCTGGCGATCGGCGGCGGCAGCAATGGCGGCCTGCTGGTCGGCGCGGCCATGACGCAGCGTCCCGACCTGTTCGCGGCAGCGATTCCGCAAGTGGGCGTGCTCGACATGTTGCGCTTCCACAAGTTCACCGTGGGCTGGGGCTGGGTGCCTGACTATGGTTCGTCGGACGACGCCGAGCAATTCAAGGCGCTGGTGAAATACTCGCCGTTGCATAACCTGAAGGCGGGCGGCTGCTATCCGGCCACCATGATCACCACGGCCGACCATGACGACCGCGTCGTGCCAGCCCACAGCTTCAAGTTTGCCGCCGCCGCCCAGGCAGCGCAAGGCGGCCCGGCACCCGTGCTGATCCGCATCGACAGCAAGGCCGGTCATGGCGCCGGCAAGCCGACGACCAAGCAGATCGAAGAAGTGGCCGACCGCTGGGGTTTCCTCAGCCGTTCGCTGAAGATGACGCCGGTAGTGGCGGAGCCGGCCAAGGTGGCGGCACAATAA
- the kbl gene encoding glycine C-acetyltransferase — protein MSEQAKNTFFSGLQQNLDQLRQQGLYKSERVIASRQGAEVVCDDGRTLINMCANNYLGLSGDLQTQEASIAATQKYGYGLSSVRFICGTQTVHKELEQAISAFLGTEDTILYAAAFDANGGVFEPLFDENDAIISDALNHASIIDGIRLCKAGRYRYLHNDMADLEVQLQAAVAAGKRHKVIVTDGVFSMDGTIAQLDKICDLADKYGALVMIDECHASGFMGATGRGTHEHHNVMGRIDIITGTLGKALGGAMGGFTSARKEVIDTLRQKSRPYLFSNTLAPSIAGASLSVLARLAKSTELRDRLHDNTAFFRSEIERIGFTIKPGTHPVVPVMLFDAPVAQQFAARLYELGVLVTGFFYPVVPMGQARVRVQLSAAHTRAQLVQVLAAFEQAGKELGLLTTTTTN, from the coding sequence ATGAGCGAGCAAGCGAAGAACACCTTTTTCAGCGGTCTGCAACAGAATCTCGATCAACTGCGCCAACAGGGCTTGTACAAGTCCGAGCGCGTGATCGCCTCGCGCCAGGGCGCTGAAGTGGTGTGCGACGATGGCCGTACCCTGATCAATATGTGTGCGAACAACTACCTGGGCCTGTCCGGCGACCTGCAGACGCAGGAAGCGTCGATTGCCGCCACGCAAAAATACGGCTACGGCCTGTCGTCCGTGCGTTTTATCTGCGGCACGCAAACCGTACATAAAGAACTGGAACAGGCGATTTCCGCCTTCCTCGGTACCGAGGACACGATTTTGTACGCGGCCGCATTCGACGCCAACGGCGGCGTGTTCGAGCCCCTGTTCGATGAAAACGACGCCATCATTTCCGACGCGCTGAACCACGCTTCCATCATCGACGGCATCCGTCTGTGCAAGGCTGGCCGCTACCGCTACCTGCATAACGACATGGCCGACCTGGAAGTGCAGCTGCAAGCGGCCGTCGCCGCAGGCAAGCGCCATAAAGTCATCGTCACGGACGGCGTGTTCTCGATGGATGGCACGATTGCGCAACTCGACAAGATCTGCGACCTGGCCGACAAGTATGGCGCGCTGGTGATGATCGACGAATGCCACGCTTCCGGCTTCATGGGCGCGACGGGCCGCGGCACGCACGAACACCACAATGTGATGGGCCGCATCGACATCATCACGGGCACGCTGGGCAAGGCCCTGGGCGGCGCCATGGGCGGCTTTACGTCGGCGCGCAAGGAAGTCATCGACACGCTGCGCCAGAAATCGCGCCCTTATCTGTTCTCGAACACCCTGGCGCCATCGATCGCCGGCGCCTCGCTGTCGGTTTTGGCCCGCCTGGCCAAGTCGACGGAACTGCGCGACCGCCTGCATGACAACACGGCGTTCTTCCGCAGCGAGATCGAGCGCATCGGCTTTACCATCAAGCCGGGCACCCATCCGGTGGTGCCCGTGATGCTGTTCGACGCCCCCGTGGCGCAACAATTCGCCGCCCGCCTGTATGAGCTGGGCGTGCTGGTGACGGGCTTCTTCTACCCGGTCGTGCCGATGGGCCAGGCCAGGGTCCGCGTGCAGCTGTCGGCCGCCCACACCCGCGCACAGCTGGTGCAAGTGCTGGCCGCCTTCGAGCAGGCGGGCAAGGAACTCGGTCTGCTGACCACTACCACTACCAACTAA
- a CDS encoding STM4015 family protein yields the protein MTISDSTTTFHDKKVVQYDPDLPFDASPGIVYRLSLEYDDKRKMEELIAGFLAKADKNALEALIIGMWGDPYESGADEVMAALIAQAPQLPNLRALFIGDMTYEECEISWIVQGSYKPLLDAFPLLEELRIRGGNELVIEPFAHQHLRRFTIEAGGLDQKIAEALAQSSMPQLEHLELWLGTDDYGFSGDVDLYRKVLAQLTVPTLKYLGLRDAEIADDLAVWLAEEPLVAQLDILDLSLGTIGDLGAVAVLNHTQLGKLKRLDLSHHYISEENQAKLKALPFEVVLDDPQEADEDDGETYRYVAVGE from the coding sequence ATGACGATTTCCGACAGCACGACCACCTTCCACGACAAGAAAGTCGTCCAGTACGACCCGGACTTGCCCTTCGACGCGTCACCAGGCATCGTCTACCGTTTGTCGCTTGAATACGACGACAAGCGCAAGATGGAGGAACTGATCGCCGGCTTCCTCGCCAAGGCCGACAAGAACGCGCTCGAAGCGCTGATCATCGGCATGTGGGGCGACCCGTACGAATCGGGCGCCGACGAAGTGATGGCCGCGCTGATCGCCCAGGCGCCACAGCTGCCCAACTTGCGCGCCCTGTTCATCGGCGACATGACGTACGAGGAATGCGAAATCTCATGGATCGTGCAAGGCAGCTACAAGCCCCTGCTGGATGCCTTCCCGCTGCTGGAAGAACTGCGCATCCGCGGCGGCAATGAGCTCGTCATCGAGCCGTTCGCCCACCAGCACCTGCGCCGCTTCACCATCGAAGCGGGCGGCCTCGATCAAAAGATCGCCGAGGCGCTGGCGCAATCGAGCATGCCGCAGCTGGAACACCTGGAACTGTGGCTGGGCACGGACGACTATGGCTTCTCGGGCGACGTGGACCTGTACCGCAAGGTGCTGGCGCAGCTGACCGTGCCGACCCTGAAATATCTCGGCTTGCGCGACGCGGAAATCGCCGACGACCTGGCCGTGTGGCTGGCGGAAGAACCGCTGGTGGCGCAGCTCGACATCTTGGACCTGTCGCTGGGCACCATCGGCGACCTGGGCGCCGTGGCCGTGCTCAATCACACGCAGCTGGGCAAGTTGAAGCGCCTGGACCTGTCGCACCACTACATCTCCGAGGAAAACCAGGCGAAACTGAAGGCGCTGCCCTTCGAAGTGGTACTGGACGACCCGCAGGAAGCCGATGAAGACGACGGCGAGACCTACCGCTACGTGGCTGTCGGCGAATAA